A window of Haliscomenobacter hydrossis DSM 1100 contains these coding sequences:
- a CDS encoding NAD-dependent epimerase/dehydratase family protein, translated as MQSFDQTLPILITGGSGYLASWIVKYLVEAGYYVRTTVRSLKDERKIGHLRRIAAAGPGRLEFYEADLMRHGDFNTPMRGCEIVIHTASPFLLGKINNPQQQLIDPALEGTKNVLYSASEIKSVRRVVYTSSAVAIYAEAREIMDQPKGTFTEQNWNLISDLQYDPYAYSKTLAEKEAWVIAQSQKQWDLVTINPTFLLGPTLSGRTDNVSISTIQQLMNGELRQGAPQLYFGVADVRDAAQAHLLAAFTPEASGRYLISAQTMSILEMAEIMRDHFGEAFKLPKKPISNWLLYLIGPWLGFNHRFLRGNLGYVPQFDASRSIEELGLSYRPVEETIVDTVEGLAE; from the coding sequence ATGCAATCATTTGATCAGACACTGCCCATCTTAATTACCGGGGGTTCAGGCTACTTGGCTTCCTGGATCGTCAAGTACCTCGTAGAGGCAGGTTACTACGTACGGACTACTGTGCGCAGCCTCAAAGACGAGCGTAAAATCGGGCATTTGCGGCGCATTGCTGCCGCCGGCCCCGGTCGACTGGAGTTTTACGAGGCTGACCTGATGCGCCACGGGGATTTTAATACGCCCATGCGCGGCTGCGAGATTGTTATTCACACGGCTTCGCCTTTTTTATTGGGAAAAATCAACAATCCCCAGCAACAGTTGATCGATCCAGCCCTGGAAGGCACCAAAAATGTGTTGTATTCTGCGAGCGAAATCAAGAGTGTCCGCAGAGTGGTCTATACTTCCAGTGCTGTAGCCATTTACGCCGAGGCCCGCGAAATTATGGATCAGCCCAAGGGTACTTTTACGGAGCAAAACTGGAACCTCATTTCAGACCTCCAGTACGATCCCTACGCTTATTCCAAAACCCTGGCCGAAAAAGAAGCCTGGGTCATCGCCCAAAGCCAAAAGCAATGGGACCTGGTCACCATCAACCCCACTTTTTTGCTCGGCCCTACCCTATCCGGACGCACCGACAATGTGAGCATTTCGACCATCCAGCAGCTGATGAATGGCGAATTGCGCCAGGGTGCGCCGCAATTGTATTTTGGTGTAGCCGATGTACGCGATGCCGCTCAGGCGCATCTCCTGGCCGCCTTCACCCCTGAAGCCAGCGGGCGCTACCTCATCAGCGCGCAAACGATGAGCATCCTGGAGATGGCCGAGATCATGCGCGACCATTTTGGGGAAGCGTTCAAACTGCCCAAAAAGCCAATTTCCAATTGGTTGTTGTACCTGATTGGGCCCTGGTTGGGCTTTAATCACCGTTTTTTGCGGGGCAACTTGGGTTATGTACCCCAATTCGACGCCTCGCGCAGCATCGAGGAACTGGGCTTGAGCTACCGCCCGGTGGAGGAAACGATTGTGGATACGGTGGAGGGTTTGGCGGAATGA